From the genome of Geobacter sp. SVR, one region includes:
- a CDS encoding PleD family two-component system response regulator: protein MRIAALDDCKSQLAFYSMMLKGHEVIAFSDPDAFLERVEELHPDFVVLDLVMPYMTGIEVVEKLKQQEGTKDIPVVLCSGMQGEEYSILAKKCKAAEFVCKEHIDRLKEIADQWSLKS from the coding sequence ATGCGAATTGCGGCTTTAGATGACTGTAAGTCCCAATTGGCCTTCTATAGCATGATGCTAAAGGGGCATGAGGTTATCGCTTTCAGCGATCCTGACGCGTTTCTAGAGAGAGTAGAAGAGCTACATCCTGATTTTGTAGTCTTGGATCTCGTCATGCCATACATGACCGGTATCGAAGTAGTCGAAAAGTTAAAGCAGCAGGAAGGCACGAAGGACATCCCTGTGGTTCTCTGTAGCGGAATGCAAGGAGAAGAGTACAGCATCCTGGCCAAGAAGTGCAAAGCTGCTGAGTTTGTCTGTAAAGAGCACATCGACAGATTAAAGGAGATTGCGGACCAATGGTCCTTGAAGAGCTAG
- a CDS encoding DUF4376 domain-containing protein codes for MRYAVVCNGNIQNILPDKPVVWHTSDGPINFTDQTTDEELLPYGIYPYEENYVEFVQDKYHLNVFNYDIQDAKVVGTRTVEQVPLDLAKHTKKTDITQEWTRRIKSGSFMSSALNTRVDARRNDIDNDAQNLAEIINAGEANPGMFPILWKCTDTTKEVTLDDLKALRLEMAQYAMNLYSDKFTTYAAIDAATTLEEVMGIELE; via the coding sequence ATGAGATATGCAGTCGTATGTAATGGTAACATTCAAAACATATTACCAGATAAGCCGGTAGTATGGCATACATCCGATGGACCTATTAACTTCACAGACCAAACTACAGATGAAGAATTACTGCCATATGGTATTTATCCATACGAAGAAAACTATGTAGAGTTTGTACAAGATAAATACCACTTAAATGTATTCAACTACGATATTCAAGACGCCAAGGTTGTAGGAACACGAACGGTAGAACAAGTACCGCTGGACTTGGCGAAGCACACTAAGAAGACTGATATCACCCAGGAGTGGACCCGGAGGATTAAATCAGGATCTTTCATGTCGAGTGCTTTAAACACAAGAGTAGACGCCAGGCGTAATGACATTGACAACGATGCTCAGAATCTGGCCGAGATCATAAATGCTGGAGAAGCTAATCCTGGGATGTTCCCTATACTGTGGAAATGCACCGACACTACCAAGGAAGTAACTCTCGATGATCTAAAGGCCTTAAGGTTAGAAATGGCCCAGTATGCAATGAATCTTTATAGCGACAAATTTACTACCTACGCTGCAATCGATGCAGCAACGACTTTAGAAGAAGTAATGGGGATCGAACTGGAATGA
- a CDS encoding metallophosphoesterase translates to MSKQSWIVSGDIHLRIKPDLPLEWQLNRYRLLWQTYINLCLEHDAMLILSGDIFDNHKINTREMQLFLELCTLVSRAGIDIWVIDGNHDYSDPNNTTLEHFRSFFDSLNSKSFNTPCGAVRYVNHTTVQFRDCEFAFVGHSRIRDCSLVPSKDRTTVLVSHFRPDVNEYIKEEIDVAAFTDGYDLVLASDIHTDLTIGGRIFFTNSPLNNHFEPDPTCGCLLVTCTNGSLSTTRIPLDLPNLVQVTVDAADYKEIVADYHFYRVEVTGTPEELRKISSSNTHVTLLKVPEVVETYTEVKDDTVGIITSLEDSLIGYMQELGYDQGKIQQMMEVYHGT, encoded by the coding sequence ATGTCCAAACAATCGTGGATAGTCTCCGGCGACATCCACCTGAGAATAAAACCCGACCTGCCCCTGGAGTGGCAGCTAAACCGTTACAGACTGCTCTGGCAAACCTACATAAACCTCTGCCTGGAACACGACGCCATGCTGATCCTGTCAGGCGACATTTTCGATAACCACAAAATCAACACCAGAGAGATGCAACTGTTCCTGGAGCTCTGCACCTTGGTTTCCAGGGCCGGAATCGACATATGGGTAATCGACGGCAATCACGACTACTCTGACCCCAACAACACGACGTTGGAACATTTCAGGTCGTTCTTCGACAGCCTGAATTCCAAAAGCTTCAATACGCCTTGTGGGGCGGTTCGCTATGTAAACCATACTACCGTTCAATTTAGGGATTGCGAGTTCGCCTTTGTAGGGCATTCCCGCATCAGGGACTGCAGTCTTGTCCCTTCAAAAGACAGGACCACCGTCCTGGTCAGCCACTTCCGGCCGGATGTGAATGAGTACATCAAAGAGGAGATCGACGTTGCTGCGTTTACTGATGGTTACGACCTCGTCCTTGCTTCTGACATTCACACTGATCTTACTATTGGCGGGCGCATCTTTTTCACCAATAGCCCTCTTAATAACCATTTTGAGCCTGATCCCACATGCGGTTGTCTGCTTGTCACGTGCACCAACGGTTCCTTATCGACAACCAGAATCCCGCTCGATCTTCCAAACCTCGTCCAGGTCACGGTAGACGCGGCAGACTACAAGGAGATCGTGGCTGACTATCACTTCTACCGCGTGGAAGTGACCGGCACGCCGGAGGAATTGAGGAAGATTTCCTCCAGCAATACGCACGTCACGTTACTCAAAGTACCGGAAGTCGTTGAAACGTACACCGAGGTCAAAGACGACACGGTAGGCATCATAACCAGCCTGGAAGATTCGTTAATAGGTTACATGCAGGAACTTGGTTACGACCAAGGCAAAATTCAACAGATGATGGAGGTCTATCATGGCACGTAA
- a CDS encoding HD domain-containing protein, translating into MQTNSEYFEPSYAWFKFQVNADFVRKAVDMFPPYFAEKPASSTGKYHATWSNMKGGLRAHTLAVAYMTHSLSDAYMLDDREHDAALIAALFHDAVKYGFGCGPHTSKTHESEGAIFFKRVADRLNYPNALNEQIYTAIAFHQGRWAVCDPSKIFPDDFGKIGQLVHIADMVASRPEVRFNFLETSLIG; encoded by the coding sequence ATGCAGACGAATAGCGAATACTTCGAGCCAAGTTACGCGTGGTTCAAATTTCAAGTCAACGCAGACTTTGTGCGGAAAGCAGTGGACATGTTTCCGCCATACTTCGCTGAGAAGCCTGCTTCCAGTACCGGAAAGTACCACGCCACGTGGTCCAATATGAAGGGCGGTCTGAGGGCGCATACACTCGCAGTGGCGTATATGACGCACAGTTTGTCCGACGCCTATATGCTGGACGACCGGGAACATGATGCAGCGTTGATTGCTGCGCTGTTCCACGACGCAGTCAAATACGGCTTCGGATGCGGTCCTCACACCTCCAAAACGCACGAGTCCGAAGGAGCCATTTTCTTTAAGCGTGTAGCAGACAGGTTGAACTACCCGAATGCGCTGAACGAGCAAATCTACACCGCTATAGCGTTCCACCAGGGTAGATGGGCCGTTTGTGATCCGTCCAAGATCTTTCCGGACGACTTCGGCAAAATCGGGCAACTCGTCCATATAGCCGATATGGTGGCAAGCCGCCCTGAGGTCAGGTTTAACTTCCTTGAAACATCGTTGATCGGATGA
- a CDS encoding ribonucleoside-triphosphate reductase, whose translation MLQAKIEELYSTFIAKRTYTRWLVGLQRRESWKEACLRYEDYFLRYVPESLRDDFDKAIAFMILKETVGSMRALWSAGPALEENSFAAFNCAFVALDSPDKFSEILYILMHGTGMGFSVERQFTGRLPEVPGEFAKAEEAHVVEDSKLGWKNAFGHCISCLYAGVIPVFDYSAVRPKGARLNTFGGRASGPEPLRQLLQFTIGVFQGAKGRKLNSLEVHDVVTKTCDCVVVGGVRRSAGISFSNLSDQRLKHAKDGQFWLENPHRALANNSIAYTEKPVVAHFMEEWLNLTRSGSGERGIFNVQTARDKADKFGRMPGNVRSNPCCEALLMDRQLCNLSEVVVRPDDIREVLEAKIRAAVLLGCVQSLEVNFHNVHPDWKKNAEAERLIGVSLTGVCDSPLFKKVNDKTGKLLRELRKYAHDCAAEFAKELGIATPKQITLTKPSGTVSQLCNSASGLHPRYSDYYIRRVRVNAKDPIAYLLLSKGVPCNPEVGQSWEEHSTLVFEFPMKSPRGSLNRSDFSAIEQLEYWKMFNDNWCDGNPSVTIYVKEDEWIEVSAWVYKNWDSVCGLSFLPYDGGNYPLAPYEEITRTEYQELCKLYQGIEIDFDCELNQFEQDDNTTGRTELACSGGNCEL comes from the coding sequence ATGCTGCAAGCAAAAATAGAAGAGCTGTATTCTACATTTATCGCCAAGCGCACCTACACCCGCTGGTTGGTCGGCTTGCAGCGCAGGGAGTCTTGGAAGGAAGCCTGTCTGCGGTACGAGGACTACTTCCTGCGCTACGTGCCTGAGTCTTTACGGGATGATTTCGACAAGGCAATCGCCTTTATGATCCTCAAGGAAACCGTAGGTTCCATGAGGGCCTTGTGGTCTGCCGGACCCGCCCTGGAGGAGAACAGTTTCGCCGCGTTTAACTGTGCCTTTGTCGCTCTGGATTCGCCCGATAAATTCAGCGAGATCCTTTACATACTGATGCACGGAACAGGTATGGGTTTTTCGGTCGAGCGGCAGTTCACCGGCAGATTGCCTGAAGTGCCGGGAGAGTTTGCCAAGGCTGAAGAGGCCCACGTCGTGGAGGACTCCAAACTGGGATGGAAGAATGCCTTCGGGCATTGCATCTCCTGCCTGTATGCTGGTGTGATCCCTGTGTTCGACTACTCCGCCGTAAGGCCCAAAGGGGCACGCCTCAACACATTCGGAGGACGGGCTTCCGGCCCTGAGCCGCTGCGCCAATTGCTCCAGTTCACTATCGGCGTTTTTCAAGGGGCCAAGGGCAGAAAACTCAACTCCCTGGAAGTTCACGACGTTGTAACCAAGACGTGCGATTGCGTGGTGGTCGGTGGTGTGCGTAGGAGCGCAGGAATCTCTTTCAGCAATCTCTCGGATCAGCGCCTGAAGCACGCCAAAGATGGGCAGTTCTGGCTTGAGAATCCGCACCGGGCCTTGGCTAACAACAGCATCGCCTATACGGAGAAGCCTGTTGTGGCACACTTCATGGAAGAGTGGTTGAACCTTACTCGCTCCGGTTCCGGTGAACGCGGCATCTTCAACGTGCAGACCGCCAGGGACAAGGCGGATAAATTCGGGCGCATGCCTGGCAATGTGCGGTCGAATCCGTGCTGCGAAGCTCTCCTGATGGATCGCCAGCTTTGCAATCTGTCCGAAGTTGTTGTGCGGCCCGACGACATCAGGGAAGTTCTTGAGGCCAAGATCCGCGCAGCCGTCCTTCTTGGGTGTGTGCAGTCTCTGGAAGTCAACTTCCATAACGTCCACCCTGATTGGAAGAAGAATGCCGAAGCCGAGCGTCTGATCGGAGTCTCGTTGACCGGCGTATGTGATTCTCCTCTGTTTAAGAAGGTGAACGACAAGACCGGCAAACTCCTGCGGGAACTGCGTAAGTATGCGCATGACTGCGCCGCTGAATTTGCGAAGGAGTTGGGCATCGCCACTCCCAAGCAAATTACGCTCACCAAGCCGTCCGGTACGGTGTCGCAGCTCTGCAACAGCGCCAGCGGTCTGCATCCTCGGTACTCTGACTACTACATTCGCAGGGTCAGGGTTAATGCCAAAGATCCTATCGCCTATCTGCTTCTCAGCAAAGGCGTGCCCTGCAATCCCGAAGTCGGGCAATCCTGGGAAGAGCACTCTACGTTGGTCTTCGAGTTTCCGATGAAGTCTCCGAGAGGTTCGCTGAATAGGTCCGATTTCTCTGCAATCGAGCAGTTGGAGTACTGGAAGATGTTCAACGATAACTGGTGCGACGGCAACCCTTCGGTCACGATCTACGTGAAAGAGGACGAGTGGATCGAAGTTAGCGCCTGGGTCTACAAGAATTGGGATTCGGTCTGCGGCCTGAGTTTCCTTCCCTATGACGGAGGAAACTATCCCCTGGCCCCCTACGAGGAGATCACGCGGACGGAGTACCAGGAACTCTGTAAACTGTACCAAGGGATCGAGATTGACTTCGACTGTGAGCTGAATCAATTCGAGCAGGATGACAACACCACGGGGCGGACTGAATTGGCCTGTAGCGGTGGGAACTGTGAATTATAA
- a CDS encoding Panacea domain-containing protein — protein MATVFDVAKYILEKTGEITVMKLQKLCFYSKAWGLVWDEEEMFPEHFEAWAGGAVSPALYDRHRGMFKVMTSTFPYGDSRNLTGPQKETVDHVLEFYGKYTAQQLSDINHQESPWIDARNGLPPTARSNEVITTASIAEYYSGIWNSEEA, from the coding sequence ATGGCAACCGTCTTTGATGTGGCTAAATACATCCTTGAAAAGACCGGTGAAATCACCGTAATGAAACTGCAAAAGCTTTGTTTCTATTCTAAAGCTTGGGGTTTGGTGTGGGATGAGGAAGAAATGTTTCCTGAGCATTTTGAGGCTTGGGCTGGAGGGGCTGTATCGCCTGCATTATATGATAGACATAGGGGCATGTTTAAAGTAATGACTTCTACTTTTCCCTATGGGGATTCTCGCAATTTAACGGGGCCACAGAAAGAAACTGTTGACCATGTTTTAGAATTTTATGGGAAATATACTGCCCAACAATTAAGCGATATCAACCACCAAGAATCCCCTTGGATAGATGCTAGGAATGGCTTGCCACCTACAGCGCGTTCTAATGAAGTGATTACTACAGCCTCTATTGCTGAATATTATTCAGGGATTTGGAATAGTGAAGAAGCTTAG
- a CDS encoding AAA family ATPase, which yields MIVFQTLKAQDCFSYTNLEFNFQTGLHSISGMNGSSKTSIFLVLQQCLYNKNAKGCKIEDVNNKITGKPYEIEVTFTKGANAYHIVNSKKKGCIEIYHNGVDISLKRIPDNLKLIEEILECDFQTFCDLTYQSKESTLNLLDSSTNKGRSEFANRTLKLAELDQQLGRMDAYRKELEGKRGTIALLSESLETLKASLSSEACEMAPLPTAELQGRMKVFSELLEDWQGRKVRIEADLGRLQTDLSRSANYAQQMLHLKGKQDELALLSAPDKDLAECRDQLSRIQQAESKRTTMVALWNKELEMLKKAAATGKCHACGHEVEAKQFDVQVTQIQTHIAEANEFLERCKSGGVKYASRINTWEEIHRLEQEIARLTNAVPYECDAEALKQEESRLQYELRQVQDEISGLKAEQQEVQAKYDEAIKHNATVAAVKDLNANIRENNAKLHIQIDQHAQQLADSERRLDLLKSWVGILGPKGYRTVMVNRFLQSLNKTMSTYARLMCDGRIKCLFFINEAGEIDFSITDDAKAMDIVLWSGGETARIKIVCLFAVLELLEVTGATSFNVLCLDEIFDALDQDGKAGLFNVLEYLKGKNKALYTIAHSELALDLVYDSVIAAEKLNDGTTRVFQCTTR from the coding sequence ATGATTGTTTTCCAAACGTTGAAAGCCCAGGACTGTTTCTCCTACACCAACCTGGAATTCAATTTTCAAACCGGCCTTCACTCCATCTCAGGAATGAACGGCAGCAGTAAAACGTCGATCTTTCTAGTCCTGCAGCAGTGTCTTTACAACAAGAACGCCAAGGGCTGCAAGATCGAGGATGTCAACAACAAGATCACAGGAAAGCCTTACGAGATCGAAGTAACCTTCACGAAAGGTGCCAATGCCTACCATATCGTGAACAGCAAGAAAAAGGGCTGCATCGAGATTTACCACAATGGCGTGGACATCAGCCTCAAAAGGATTCCTGACAATCTGAAACTGATCGAAGAGATTCTGGAGTGCGACTTCCAGACTTTCTGCGATCTGACGTACCAGTCCAAAGAGTCAACCCTTAACCTGCTTGACAGTTCCACCAACAAAGGGCGCAGCGAGTTTGCCAACAGAACGCTGAAATTAGCGGAGCTGGATCAGCAACTCGGCAGGATGGATGCTTACCGGAAAGAGCTGGAAGGGAAGCGGGGCACAATCGCCCTGCTGTCCGAATCGTTGGAAACCTTGAAAGCCTCGCTGTCCAGCGAGGCATGTGAAATGGCACCGCTGCCCACGGCGGAGTTGCAAGGCCGCATGAAGGTGTTTTCAGAACTTCTTGAAGATTGGCAAGGCCGCAAAGTGCGGATCGAGGCTGATCTGGGACGGCTGCAGACGGATCTGTCCCGATCCGCCAACTACGCACAGCAGATGCTGCACCTGAAAGGAAAACAGGATGAGTTAGCCCTGCTTTCCGCCCCTGACAAGGATCTGGCCGAGTGTCGGGATCAGCTCTCCAGGATCCAGCAGGCAGAATCAAAGCGCACCACAATGGTAGCTCTATGGAATAAAGAACTGGAGATGTTGAAGAAGGCCGCAGCAACCGGTAAATGCCACGCCTGCGGTCATGAAGTGGAGGCCAAGCAGTTCGATGTCCAGGTTACGCAGATTCAAACTCACATCGCAGAGGCCAACGAGTTTTTGGAGCGTTGCAAGAGCGGAGGGGTGAAATACGCTTCCCGGATCAACACCTGGGAAGAGATACACAGGCTGGAGCAGGAGATAGCACGACTGACCAATGCGGTCCCGTATGAGTGCGATGCCGAGGCGCTGAAACAAGAAGAGTCGAGACTGCAGTACGAGCTGCGGCAGGTTCAGGATGAAATCTCCGGGCTGAAAGCAGAGCAGCAAGAAGTCCAAGCGAAGTACGACGAAGCGATAAAGCATAACGCCACAGTAGCGGCCGTCAAGGATCTGAATGCGAATATTCGGGAGAACAACGCCAAACTGCACATTCAAATCGACCAGCACGCGCAACAGTTGGCCGATAGTGAGCGCAGGTTGGATTTGCTCAAGAGCTGGGTCGGCATCCTTGGCCCAAAGGGATACAGGACGGTGATGGTAAACCGCTTCCTGCAATCCCTCAACAAGACCATGAGCACGTATGCCCGCCTGATGTGTGACGGGCGCATCAAGTGCCTCTTCTTCATCAACGAGGCAGGAGAGATCGACTTCTCCATCACTGACGACGCAAAGGCTATGGACATTGTGCTGTGGTCTGGCGGCGAAACGGCCAGGATCAAGATCGTCTGCCTGTTTGCAGTGCTGGAGCTGCTTGAGGTTACGGGGGCTACCAGCTTCAACGTACTTTGTCTGGATGAGATTTTCGATGCGCTGGATCAGGACGGCAAGGCCGGACTGTTCAACGTTCTTGAGTACCTTAAAGGAAAGAATAAGGCACTGTACACCATTGCCCATTCGGAGTTGGCTCTGGATCTGGTGTACGACTCTGTTATAGCGGCAGAGAAACTGAATGACGGAACTACAAGGGTATTTCAATGCACAACGAGGTAA
- a CDS encoding ATP-dependent Clp protease proteolytic subunit — MKYKMFVKACEDCEKGEESVGPLTLQEQIWKAQLENFREIYLNGEINNNVIEKVVAQIQNINRRDDMLETQVLNYGREPITVYINSPGGRVFESFAVVSAIKTSKTPVRTVALGEAMSGGFLILLAGHERYAMPFAWLMYHELGSGSIGKAADVREYSEHLDELQKMITDFVTTNSLITEEALEDCHQRKSDWYMNVVEAMELEVIDGLWPLDLNSAEVPSEDGEAIEEE; from the coding sequence ATGAAATACAAAATGTTCGTCAAGGCATGCGAGGACTGCGAAAAAGGTGAAGAGTCCGTTGGCCCTTTGACGCTGCAAGAGCAGATCTGGAAGGCTCAGCTCGAAAATTTCAGGGAGATTTACCTCAACGGCGAGATCAACAACAACGTGATCGAGAAGGTGGTTGCTCAGATTCAGAATATAAACCGGCGCGATGACATGCTGGAGACCCAGGTGCTGAACTACGGGCGGGAGCCGATCACGGTCTACATCAACTCCCCAGGCGGAAGGGTATTTGAGAGCTTTGCGGTGGTTTCGGCCATCAAAACGAGCAAGACCCCTGTGCGTACCGTGGCGCTCGGTGAGGCCATGTCGGGCGGTTTTCTGATCCTGCTGGCGGGTCATGAGCGGTATGCGATGCCGTTTGCATGGCTCATGTATCACGAGTTAGGCAGTGGAAGTATCGGCAAGGCCGCAGACGTTCGGGAATACAGCGAACATCTGGACGAACTGCAAAAGATGATTACCGATTTTGTCACTACCAATTCCCTCATCACCGAGGAGGCCCTGGAGGATTGTCACCAGCGCAAGTCCGACTGGTACATGAATGTCGTGGAGGCGATGGAGTTGGAGGTTATCGACGGCCTGTGGCCGCTTGACCTCAATTCCGCTGAAGTGCCGTCCGAAGACGGTGAAGCGATTGAAGAGGAATAA
- a CDS encoding dUTP diphosphatase, protein MPQQSLKVKFKKLHEDAKAPRCAKPGDAGVDVFCTAIVSDRDYIEYRTGIAVEIPEGYVGLLFARSGNSKKDLLLCNAVGVIDSGYRGEIALRFKIVTHHGIRKLIPHLYAVGDACGQLIILPYPKATLEEVFDLSESERGTGGFGSTNQ, encoded by the coding sequence ATGCCGCAGCAGTCGCTCAAGGTTAAGTTCAAGAAGCTTCACGAAGACGCGAAGGCTCCCCGCTGCGCAAAGCCTGGGGATGCCGGTGTGGACGTGTTCTGTACCGCCATAGTTTCAGACCGGGACTATATCGAGTACCGCACTGGAATCGCTGTGGAAATCCCTGAAGGATATGTCGGTTTGCTGTTTGCTCGTTCGGGCAACAGCAAAAAGGACTTGCTGCTGTGCAATGCGGTCGGCGTCATCGACAGCGGGTATCGCGGGGAGATCGCCCTGCGCTTCAAGATCGTTACCCATCACGGCATCAGGAAGCTTATCCCACACCTCTATGCCGTGGGGGATGCCTGCGGCCAATTGATAATCCTTCCCTACCCGAAGGCCACCTTGGAGGAGGTCTTCGACCTATCGGAATCAGAACGTGGAACGGGCGGTTTTGGCTCGACAAATCAGTAG
- a CDS encoding HU family DNA-binding protein produces MSRPLTRTRCKGRNPQTGAATEIPASTKMGFKAAQ; encoded by the coding sequence ATGTCACGCCCTCTCACAAGGACAAGGTGTAAAGGCCGCAACCCGCAGACCGGCGCTGCCACTGAAATCCCGGCCAGCACCAAGATGGGCTTCAAAGCCGCGCAGTAA